One genomic window of Sphingomonas ginsengisoli An et al. 2013 includes the following:
- a CDS encoding NAD(P)H-dependent flavin oxidoreductase encodes MSAQRLNELWSRGTDFLGCQSAILGGAMSWVSERNLVSAISNAGGFGVIACGAMNPELLDTEIAETRARTDKPFGVNLITMHPQLTDLIAVCGKHRVSHIVLAGGLPPAGAIDKIKATGARLIAFAPALSLAKKLMRSGADALVIEGMEAGGHIGPVSTSVLAQEILPHIAADIPVFVAGGIGRGEAIAAYLEMGAAGVQLGTRFVCATESIAHPNFKKAFLRASARDAVPSVQIDPRLPVIPVRALKNKETERFAAKQREIAQALDEQDLEMAEAQLQIEHYWAGALRRAVIDGDVETGSVMAGQSVGMVTREQPTAEIIAELVDEAAAALARRG; translated from the coding sequence ATGAGCGCGCAGCGCCTGAACGAACTCTGGTCGCGCGGCACCGACTTCCTCGGCTGCCAATCCGCCATCCTCGGCGGGGCGATGAGCTGGGTCTCCGAACGCAACCTCGTCTCGGCGATCAGCAACGCCGGCGGGTTCGGCGTGATCGCCTGCGGGGCGATGAATCCCGAGCTCCTCGACACCGAGATCGCCGAGACCAGGGCGCGCACCGACAAGCCGTTCGGGGTCAACCTCATCACCATGCACCCGCAATTGACCGACTTGATCGCGGTCTGCGGCAAGCACCGGGTCAGCCACATCGTGCTCGCGGGCGGGCTGCCGCCGGCCGGGGCGATCGACAAGATCAAGGCCACCGGCGCCAGGCTGATCGCCTTCGCCCCGGCGCTGAGCCTCGCCAAGAAACTGATGCGCTCGGGCGCCGACGCGCTCGTGATCGAGGGGATGGAGGCCGGCGGCCACATCGGCCCCGTCTCGACCAGCGTCCTCGCGCAGGAGATATTGCCCCACATCGCCGCCGACATCCCGGTGTTCGTCGCCGGCGGGATCGGGCGCGGCGAGGCGATCGCCGCCTACCTCGAAATGGGCGCGGCTGGCGTTCAGCTCGGCACCCGCTTCGTCTGCGCGACCGAGAGCATCGCCCACCCCAATTTCAAGAAGGCCTTCCTGCGCGCCTCCGCCCGCGACGCGGTGCCGAGCGTCCAAATCGACCCCCGCCTGCCGGTGATCCCGGTCCGCGCGCTCAAGAACAAGGAGACCGAGCGTTTCGCCGCCAAGCAGCGCGAGATCGCTCAGGCGCTCGACGAGCAGGACCTCGAGATGGCCGAGGCCCAGCTCCAGATCGAGCATTATTGGGCGGGCGCGCTGCGCCGCGCGGTCATCGACGGCGACGTCGAGACCGGCAGCGTGATGGCCGGCCAGTCGGTCGGCATGGTCACCAGGGAGCAGCCGACCGCCGAGATCATCGCCGAGCTGGTCGACGAAGCCGCCGCCGCCCTTGCCCGCCGTGGATGA
- a CDS encoding aspartate kinase translates to MPRIVMKFGGTSMAGIERILSVAQLVQREAKSGAEVLVVVSAMAGETDRLVQLCREAAALHDPREYDVVVASGEQVTAGLLAMTLQNLGVTARSFMGWQLVQASGAHGNARIEAVETPVLDEALRSGAVCVIPGFQGVSGEGRIATLGRGGSDTSAVALAAAVGADRCDIYTDVDGVYTTDPRIVPRARKLTQITFEEMLELAGVGAKVLQVRSVGLAMREKLPLRVLSAFEDKPGTTIVERLDPNMERNAIAGIAADRNEARITLTGIADRPGTVAAVMRPLAEAGISVDLIVHAATPDHGASDLTFTVARANLAQALAVLDEWKGDIGYSALLTDDRVAKVSIVGVGIRSNPALASTMFDTLAERRINLLAVTASEIKVSALIAEDELELAVRVLHTAFGLDAPVGAGA, encoded by the coding sequence ATGCCCCGCATCGTGATGAAATTCGGCGGCACGTCGATGGCCGGGATCGAGCGGATCCTCAGCGTCGCCCAGCTCGTCCAGCGCGAAGCCAAGAGCGGCGCCGAAGTGCTGGTGGTGGTGTCGGCAATGGCCGGCGAGACCGACCGCCTCGTCCAGCTCTGCCGCGAGGCCGCCGCGCTCCACGATCCGCGCGAATATGACGTGGTGGTGGCGAGCGGGGAGCAGGTCACCGCCGGGCTGCTCGCCATGACCCTCCAGAACCTCGGGGTCACCGCGCGCAGCTTCATGGGCTGGCAACTGGTCCAGGCGAGCGGCGCCCACGGCAATGCGCGGATCGAGGCGGTCGAGACCCCAGTCCTCGACGAGGCGCTGCGCTCGGGAGCGGTGTGCGTCATCCCCGGCTTCCAGGGCGTCAGCGGCGAAGGCCGCATCGCCACCCTCGGCCGCGGCGGTTCGGACACCAGCGCGGTGGCGCTGGCGGCGGCGGTCGGCGCCGACCGCTGCGACATCTACACCGACGTCGACGGCGTCTACACCACCGATCCCCGTATCGTCCCGCGCGCCCGCAAGCTCACCCAGATCACCTTCGAGGAAATGCTCGAGCTGGCCGGCGTCGGCGCCAAGGTGCTGCAGGTGCGCAGCGTCGGGCTGGCGATGCGCGAGAAGCTCCCCCTCCGCGTCCTCTCCGCCTTCGAGGACAAGCCCGGAACCACCATTGTCGAACGACTGGACCCGAACATGGAACGCAACGCCATCGCCGGCATCGCCGCCGACCGCAACGAGGCCCGGATCACGCTGACCGGGATCGCCGACCGTCCCGGCACCGTCGCGGCGGTGATGCGCCCGCTCGCCGAGGCCGGCATCAGCGTCGACCTCATCGTCCACGCCGCCACCCCCGACCACGGCGCCTCCGACCTGACCTTCACCGTCGCCCGCGCCAACTTGGCGCAGGCGCTCGCCGTGCTCGACGAGTGGAAGGGCGACATCGGCTATTCGGCGCTGCTGACTGACGATCGGGTCGCCAAGGTCAGCATCGTCGGGGTCGGCATCCGCTCCAACCCCGCGCTCGCCTCGACCATGTTCGACACGCTGGCCGAGCGCCGGATCAACCTGCTCGCGGTGACCGCGAGCGAAATCAAGGTGAGTGCATTGATCGCCGAAGACGAACTCGAACTGGCGGTGCGGGTGCTCCACACCGCCTTCGGCCTCGACGCCCCGGTGGGAGCCGGCGCATGA
- a CDS encoding ATP-binding protein yields MTELDSGAAFVVVTEEALTSADLHPLAAWLADQQEWSDLPFILLTNRGGGLERNPAAARFLDVLGNVTFLERPFHPTSLVSLARSALRGRRRQYEARARLIDLRESELRYRTLFDTMDEAFCVIRFLDGPQDDYLITQANPAYQRHTGIAQDLEHTARQRFPAEADRWIPLFREVLRTGVPQRFELAMPGAERILELAAFRVEPASRREVALIFQDVTDRRSSELKLRELNETLERRVEEAIGEREVATAQLHEAQKLEMIGQLTGGVAHDINNLLTPITGALDVINRRYAEQDPRAARLLDGALQSAERAKILVNRLLGFARRQTLETRPVDIEALLEGMRDLVTSSVGANIEVRMEAAGDGLTALADPNQLELAILNLCVNARDAMVGGGVLTISAKRLRFGPDQAGALRPGSYVRVRVSDTGTGMSPATLAKAVEPFFSTKGIGKGTGLGLSMVHGLAAQLGGKFELSSKAGEGTHADLYLPVAEEAARALKSHLSGPLAELEPLSILLVDDEDLVRTGTADMLRELGHTVHEAAGGAQALALIAKGAPIDALITDYMMPRMSGAELAERALAQRPDLPVLIVTGYAGGDLELSLPQLAKPFRQSDLIDALARVVRKAGRGRPQPPLARAAG; encoded by the coding sequence ATGACCGAGCTCGACAGTGGCGCGGCCTTTGTCGTGGTCACCGAGGAGGCGCTGACCAGTGCCGACCTTCATCCGCTCGCGGCCTGGTTGGCCGACCAACAGGAGTGGTCGGACCTGCCCTTCATCCTGCTGACCAACCGCGGCGGTGGGCTCGAGCGCAACCCGGCCGCGGCGCGCTTCCTCGACGTGCTCGGTAACGTCACCTTTCTGGAACGGCCGTTCCATCCGACCTCGCTGGTCAGCCTGGCGCGATCAGCCCTGCGCGGTCGCCGGCGCCAGTATGAAGCGCGCGCGCGGCTGATCGACCTGCGCGAGAGCGAGCTGCGGTACCGCACGCTGTTCGACACCATGGACGAAGCGTTTTGCGTCATTCGTTTTCTGGACGGACCGCAGGACGATTATCTCATCACGCAGGCCAACCCCGCCTACCAGCGGCACACCGGCATCGCGCAGGATCTGGAGCATACTGCGCGCCAACGTTTCCCGGCGGAAGCCGACCGCTGGATTCCGTTGTTCAGGGAGGTTCTTCGCACCGGGGTGCCGCAACGTTTCGAGCTGGCGATGCCCGGCGCGGAGAGGATTCTCGAGCTCGCGGCGTTCCGGGTCGAGCCCGCAAGCCGCCGGGAAGTGGCGCTGATCTTTCAGGATGTGACCGACCGCAGGTCATCGGAACTCAAACTGCGCGAGCTGAACGAAACGCTGGAACGGCGGGTCGAGGAAGCAATCGGCGAGCGCGAGGTCGCGACCGCGCAATTGCACGAAGCGCAGAAGCTGGAGATGATCGGGCAGCTCACTGGGGGGGTGGCGCACGACATCAATAATCTGCTGACCCCGATCACCGGCGCGCTCGACGTCATCAACCGGCGCTATGCCGAGCAGGACCCGCGCGCCGCACGGCTGCTCGACGGGGCGTTGCAGTCGGCCGAACGGGCCAAGATCCTCGTCAACCGGCTGCTCGGCTTCGCCCGGCGCCAGACGCTGGAAACGCGCCCGGTCGATATCGAAGCGCTGCTCGAGGGGATGCGCGACCTCGTCACCAGCAGCGTCGGGGCCAACATCGAAGTGCGGATGGAGGCGGCCGGCGACGGGCTGACCGCGCTCGCCGATCCCAACCAGCTCGAGCTGGCGATCCTCAACCTGTGCGTCAATGCGCGCGACGCGATGGTCGGCGGCGGGGTGCTGACGATCAGCGCCAAGCGATTGCGCTTCGGTCCCGATCAGGCGGGGGCGCTGCGCCCCGGCTCCTACGTCCGCGTGCGGGTCTCCGACACCGGCACCGGCATGAGCCCGGCGACGCTGGCCAAGGCGGTCGAGCCCTTCTTCTCGACCAAGGGCATCGGCAAGGGCACCGGCCTCGGCCTGTCGATGGTCCATGGACTCGCCGCCCAGCTCGGCGGCAAGTTCGAGCTCAGCAGCAAGGCCGGGGAGGGCACCCACGCCGACCTCTACCTGCCGGTCGCCGAGGAGGCCGCGCGTGCGCTCAAGAGCCACCTCTCGGGCCCGCTCGCCGAATTGGAGCCGCTGTCGATCCTGCTGGTCGACGACGAGGACCTCGTCCGCACCGGCACCGCTGACATGCTGCGCGAGCTCGGCCACACGGTCCACGAGGCGGCGGGCGGGGCGCAGGCGCTCGCGCTGATCGCCAAGGGCGCGCCGATCGACGCGCTGATCACCGATTACATGATGCCGCGGATGAGCGGGGCGGAGCTCGCCGAGCGGGCGCTGGCGCAGCGGCCCGACCTGCCGGTGCTGATCGTCACCGGCTATGCCGGCGGGGATCTGGAGTTGAGCCTGCCGCAGCTGGCGAAACCGTTCCGCCAGAGCGACCTCATCGACGCACTCGCGCGGGTCGTCCGCAAGGCGGGCAGGGGCCGGCCGCAGCCGCCGCTGGCGCGGGCCGCGGGCTAG
- a CDS encoding ATPase domain-containing protein yields MDRPADAATGIAGLDDVLGGGLERGRVFLLEGSPGTGKTTVALEFLQTGAKLGESCLYITLSETEDELRSTAVSHHWDLSGIEIFELIPPESLLDEDHQQSLLYSSDLELGETTKRIFETFEQVRPERVVLDSLSEIRLLAQSSLRYRRQILSLKHYFARQKATVLLLDDLTSDANDKTVHSVAHGVVRLEELSPEYGGERRRMRVLKYRGRRFRGGYHDFAIQTGGVRVFPRLVSAEHRGVVPREITRTGIRELDDLLGGGIERGSSILILGPAGTGKSIVSLTFIRDAVARGEKCAMFVFDEELGLLFTRALGLGIDLGSMVDSGALWIEQVDAAELTPGEFSERVRVSVEGHGARTVVIDSLNGYQSAMPGEHALVLHMHELLQYLNRKGATTILTVAQHGLVGDMKSPVDITYLADTVVLLRYFEATGRVRRAISIVKKRTGAHEDTIREYRIDRGGLTLGPPLDNFQGILRGVPTIVGETALMGAPQA; encoded by the coding sequence ATGGATCGGCCAGCCGACGCGGCGACGGGAATTGCCGGGCTCGATGACGTGCTCGGCGGCGGGCTGGAGCGCGGCCGCGTGTTCCTGCTCGAGGGAAGTCCGGGGACGGGCAAGACCACCGTCGCGCTCGAATTCCTGCAGACCGGTGCCAAGCTGGGCGAGAGCTGCCTCTACATCACGCTGTCGGAGACCGAGGATGAGTTGCGCTCGACCGCGGTGTCGCACCATTGGGACCTGAGCGGGATCGAGATCTTCGAACTGATCCCGCCCGAAAGCCTGCTCGACGAGGATCATCAGCAGAGCCTGCTTTATTCCTCCGACCTCGAGTTGGGCGAGACGACGAAGCGCATCTTCGAGACTTTCGAGCAGGTTCGGCCCGAGCGTGTGGTGCTCGACAGCCTGTCCGAAATCCGCCTGCTGGCGCAGAGCTCGCTGCGCTACCGCCGCCAGATCCTCTCGCTGAAGCATTATTTCGCGCGGCAGAAGGCGACCGTCCTGCTGCTCGACGACCTTACCAGCGATGCCAACGACAAGACCGTCCACTCGGTCGCGCACGGTGTCGTCCGGCTGGAGGAACTGTCGCCCGAATATGGCGGCGAGCGGCGGCGGATGCGGGTGCTCAAGTATCGCGGACGGCGTTTCCGCGGCGGCTATCACGATTTCGCGATCCAGACCGGCGGCGTGCGGGTCTTCCCGCGGCTGGTCTCGGCCGAGCATCGCGGCGTGGTCCCGCGCGAGATCACCCGGACCGGAATCCGCGAACTCGACGACCTGCTCGGCGGCGGGATCGAGCGCGGGTCGAGCATCCTGATCCTCGGCCCGGCCGGGACCGGCAAGTCGATCGTCAGCCTGACCTTCATCCGCGACGCTGTCGCCCGCGGTGAGAAGTGCGCGATGTTCGTGTTCGACGAGGAGCTCGGGCTGCTGTTCACCCGCGCGCTCGGGCTCGGCATCGATCTTGGCAGCATGGTCGATTCGGGCGCGCTGTGGATCGAGCAGGTCGACGCCGCCGAACTGACGCCGGGCGAATTCTCCGAGCGGGTGCGCGTGTCGGTCGAGGGGCATGGCGCCCGCACGGTCGTGATCGACAGCCTCAACGGCTATCAGTCGGCGATGCCCGGCGAGCATGCGCTGGTGCTGCACATGCACGAGCTGCTGCAATATCTGAACCGCAAGGGCGCGACGACCATCCTCACCGTCGCCCAGCACGGGCTGGTCGGCGACATGAAGTCACCGGTCGACATCACCTACCTTGCCGACACGGTGGTGCTGCTGCGCTATTTCGAGGCGACCGGCCGAGTTCGCCGCGCCATCTCGATCGTCAAGAAGCGCACCGGCGCGCACGAGGATACGATCCGCGAATATCGGATCGACCGCGGCGGGTTGACGCTGGGACCGCCGCTCGACAACTTCCAGGGTATCCTGCGCGGCGTTCCGACGATCGTCGGCGAGACGGCGTTGATGGGTGCGCCGCAAGCGTGA
- the ubiG gene encoding bifunctional 2-polyprenyl-6-hydroxyphenol methylase/3-demethylubiquinol 3-O-methyltransferase UbiG — MAETSIVGREAAHFGAMAGDWWDPHGASAMLHRLNPVRLAYVRDRIDQHWRSDERALRPLAGKTALDVGCGAGLLCEPLARLGAAVTGIDAAPELIAAARTHAAGQGLEISYVASGVEELGGQYDLVTAMEVIEHVADPAAFLASLAARLAPGGLLILSTPNRTGWSKLLTITLAEGLGRIPRGTHDYDKFIAPERMTALLAEVGLKVCDTAGIAASPSRGLHLSDDLRLNYLVSAVRAQEPA; from the coding sequence ATGGCAGAGACAAGCATCGTGGGCCGCGAGGCCGCGCACTTCGGGGCGATGGCCGGCGACTGGTGGGATCCGCACGGCGCCTCGGCCATGCTCCACCGGCTGAACCCGGTCCGGCTGGCCTATGTGCGCGACCGGATCGACCAGCATTGGCGTAGCGACGAGCGAGCGTTGCGGCCGCTTGCCGGCAAGACGGCGCTCGATGTCGGGTGCGGGGCGGGGCTGCTGTGCGAGCCGCTCGCCCGTCTGGGCGCCGCGGTCACCGGGATCGACGCCGCGCCCGAGCTGATCGCGGCGGCGCGGACGCATGCCGCCGGGCAGGGGCTGGAAATCAGCTATGTCGCGAGCGGGGTCGAGGAACTGGGCGGGCAGTATGACCTGGTCACCGCGATGGAGGTGATCGAGCATGTCGCCGATCCGGCGGCGTTCCTGGCGAGCCTCGCCGCGCGGCTGGCGCCGGGCGGGCTGCTGATCCTGTCGACGCCCAACCGCACCGGCTGGTCGAAGCTATTGACGATCACGCTGGCCGAAGGGCTGGGGCGCATCCCGCGTGGCACGCACGACTATGACAAGTTCATCGCGCCCGAGCGGATGACCGCGCTGCTGGCCGAGGTTGGGCTCAAGGTTTGCGACACCGCGGGCATTGCCGCCTCGCCTTCGCGCGGGCTGCACCTCAGCGACGACTTGCGCCTCAATTATCTGGTGAGCGCGGTTCGGGCCCAAGAGCCGGCTTAG
- a CDS encoding complex I NDUFA9 subunit family protein gives MIDPAIDWRTRIITVLGGGGFIGRYVCEQLLKSGVRLRVAQRSPRRAYFLQPLAAVGQLELVSIDMGKPASLDRAIAGSWGVINLVGAFTGNLGQIQADSAGKAAELARATGAESFVHVSAINADPESESRYGSTKGLGEQAVRAAFAHAAILRPSLVFGPEDQLTNRFASMARLPVLPVLAGQRRFQPVYVRDLAQAIAEAAQDPEEFGGETYEIGGPDVMTMHELNAAIASAAGQSPDIVDLPDFVGSAMSRFGFLPGAPLTRDQWLMLAHDNVVHEGMPGLAAFGIAPTPLASVAPEWLGRFEEGGRFQRSQRRSQASVG, from the coding sequence ATGATCGACCCGGCAATCGACTGGCGCACGCGCATCATCACCGTCCTTGGCGGCGGCGGCTTCATCGGCCGCTACGTCTGTGAGCAGCTGCTGAAATCGGGCGTCCGCCTGCGGGTCGCCCAGCGCAGCCCGCGCCGCGCCTACTTCCTCCAGCCATTGGCCGCGGTCGGCCAGCTCGAGCTCGTCTCGATCGACATGGGCAAGCCGGCCAGCCTCGACCGGGCGATCGCCGGCTCGTGGGGCGTCATCAACCTGGTCGGCGCCTTCACCGGCAATCTGGGACAGATCCAGGCCGACAGCGCCGGCAAGGCGGCCGAGCTGGCCCGCGCCACCGGCGCCGAAAGCTTCGTCCACGTCTCCGCGATCAACGCCGACCCGGAGAGCGAGAGCAGGTACGGGTCGACCAAGGGGCTCGGCGAACAAGCCGTGCGCGCCGCCTTCGCCCACGCCGCCATCCTCCGGCCGAGTCTGGTGTTCGGCCCCGAGGACCAACTCACCAACCGCTTCGCCAGCATGGCACGGCTGCCGGTCCTGCCGGTGCTCGCCGGCCAGCGGCGCTTCCAGCCGGTCTATGTCCGCGACCTCGCCCAGGCGATCGCCGAGGCGGCGCAGGACCCCGAGGAATTCGGCGGCGAAACCTATGAGATCGGCGGCCCCGACGTGATGACGATGCATGAATTGAACGCCGCCATCGCCAGCGCGGCGGGCCAGTCCCCCGACATCGTCGACCTGCCCGATTTCGTCGGCTCGGCGATGAGCCGGTTCGGCTTCCTCCCGGGCGCTCCGCTGACCCGCGACCAGTGGCTGATGCTGGCACACGACAATGTCGTCCACGAAGGGATGCCCGGCCTCGCCGCCTTCGGCATCGCCCCCACCCCGCTCGCCAGCGTCGCCCCCGAATGGCTCGGTCGGTTCGAGGAAGGCGGCCGCTTCCAACGCAGCCAGCGCCGCAGCCAGGCGAGCGTCGGCTAG
- a CDS encoding MFS transporter — MPEPLLSPHRPVPSGSLAIAAFSTIVEWYDFTLYLYFATVLSRVMFGGGEAGLLTTLASFALAYLLRPLGALFFGHIGDRHGRRRSLLLSVALMTAAMLAMALLPTHAEVGGLAGVLMMLLRCVMGFAVGGEYTGVVAYLLEGAPAHRRGLITSLAAAASEVGGLLAVFLSALIVSLVPPGALEQWGWRIPFLFGALLAAGVWALRTTVAESPEYERQQAAGTVPSEPLRHALTHHRAGILRGFAISALGSITYYVGISYVPAFLTSVGSRSETTSLWWSTGAAVAVILVTPLVGLAADRWGRKPPLLLLCLGSALLPATMFWLMAGGSPALALGGTLVLACLAGGVSAVGAVATAEQFAGEARLTGLALGATVATAIFGGLTPYVAQRLSSGTGWPSAPGLMIAVVALAVLPVLWRLPETKPALGPEPRSPDN, encoded by the coding sequence ATGCCTGAGCCCCTCCTCTCGCCGCACCGGCCCGTACCGAGCGGATCGCTGGCGATCGCGGCCTTTTCGACCATCGTCGAATGGTATGATTTCACCCTCTACCTCTACTTCGCGACCGTCCTCTCGCGCGTCATGTTCGGCGGCGGCGAGGCGGGGCTGCTGACCACGCTGGCGAGCTTCGCGCTGGCCTATCTGCTGCGCCCGCTCGGCGCGCTCTTCTTCGGCCATATCGGCGACCGCCACGGCCGCCGCCGCTCGCTGCTGCTGAGCGTCGCGCTGATGACCGCCGCCATGCTGGCGATGGCGCTGCTGCCGACCCATGCCGAGGTCGGCGGCCTCGCCGGCGTGCTGATGATGCTGCTGCGCTGCGTGATGGGGTTCGCGGTCGGCGGCGAATATACCGGCGTCGTCGCTTACCTGCTCGAAGGCGCCCCCGCCCACCGCCGCGGGCTCATCACCTCCCTGGCGGCGGCGGCGAGCGAGGTCGGCGGCCTGCTCGCCGTCTTCCTCTCGGCGCTGATCGTCAGCCTGGTCCCGCCCGGCGCGCTCGAGCAGTGGGGCTGGCGTATCCCCTTCCTGTTCGGCGCCCTGCTCGCCGCCGGCGTCTGGGCGCTGCGCACCACCGTCGCTGAAAGCCCCGAATATGAGCGGCAGCAGGCGGCGGGGACCGTCCCGAGCGAGCCGCTGCGCCACGCCCTCACCCACCATCGCGCCGGCATCCTGCGCGGCTTCGCCATCTCGGCGCTGGGCTCGATCACTTACTACGTCGGCATCTCCTACGTTCCGGCCTTCCTTACCTCGGTCGGCTCGCGCAGCGAGACGACCAGCCTGTGGTGGTCGACGGGTGCCGCGGTGGCGGTGATCCTGGTTACCCCGCTGGTCGGGCTCGCCGCCGACCGCTGGGGCCGCAAGCCGCCTCTGCTGCTGCTCTGCCTCGGCAGCGCCCTGCTCCCGGCGACCATGTTCTGGCTGATGGCCGGCGGCTCCCCCGCCCTCGCGCTCGGCGGAACCTTGGTCCTCGCCTGCCTCGCCGGCGGCGTCAGCGCGGTCGGCGCGGTCGCCACCGCCGAGCAATTCGCCGGCGAGGCACGGCTGACCGGGCTCGCGCTCGGCGCGACCGTCGCCACCGCCATCTTCGGCGGCCTCACCCCTTATGTCGCGCAGCGGCTGAGCAGCGGCACCGGCTGGCCGAGCGCACCGGGGCTGATGATCGCGGTGGTCGCGCTCGCCGTCCTGCCGGTGCTGTGGCGCCTCCCCGAGACTAAGCCGGCTCTTGGGCCCGAACCGCGCTCACCAGATAATTGA
- a CDS encoding glutathione S-transferase family protein, which yields MWQLLQFPLCPFSRKVRLVLAEKGVAVELLREHPWERRDEFVDLNPAGETPVLVEPDQGLTLIGSQPIAEYFEETVQRSPLIVGDAAMRAEIRRLVEWFDEKLFREVVEPLMVERMRKRLVNKESPDTRVLRDAMRVGNNHLDYLDYLLDHRRWMAGPAISLADFAAAAQLSVIDYLGALDWRGHKQTKDWYAVMKSRPSFRPLLAERMDVIVPPAHYDKVDF from the coding sequence ATGTGGCAGCTCCTTCAATTCCCGCTCTGTCCCTTTTCCCGCAAGGTCCGGCTGGTCCTGGCCGAAAAGGGCGTCGCGGTTGAGTTGCTGCGCGAACATCCGTGGGAGCGGCGCGACGAGTTCGTCGACCTCAATCCGGCCGGCGAAACCCCCGTGCTGGTCGAGCCCGACCAGGGGCTGACGCTGATCGGCTCGCAGCCGATCGCCGAATATTTCGAGGAAACCGTCCAGCGCTCGCCGCTGATCGTCGGCGACGCCGCGATGCGCGCCGAGATCCGCCGGCTGGTCGAGTGGTTCGACGAGAAGCTGTTCCGCGAAGTGGTCGAGCCGCTGATGGTCGAGCGGATGCGCAAGCGCCTCGTCAACAAGGAAAGCCCCGACACCCGCGTCCTGCGCGACGCGATGCGGGTCGGCAACAACCACCTCGACTATCTCGATTATCTGCTCGACCACCGCCGCTGGATGGCGGGACCGGCGATCAGCCTCGCCGACTTCGCCGCCGCCGCGCAACTGAGCGTGATCGACTATCTCGGCGCGCTCGACTGGCGCGGACACAAGCAGACCAAGGACTGGTATGCGGTGATGAAGTCGCGGCCGAGCTTCCGTCCCCTGCTCGCCGAGCGGATGGACGTGATCGTCCCCCCCGCCCACTACGACAAGGTCGACTTCTAG
- a CDS encoding undecaprenyl-diphosphate phosphatase, producing the protein MPILLLVIILGLVEGITEFLPVSSTGHLILATELLGFNADKWALFNVAIQPGAILAIVVLYWRTFWTVAKGLFGLQHGPLIFTRNLLVAFIPAVVLGLAFDKYIEELLGNATVVAAALIVGGVAILLVERFAKTQETGGITGVSLKQSAMIGLVQCLAMVPGVSRSGATILGAMSFGVDRRTAAEFSFFLAVPTLAGATVLQLYKHHDQLQSGMGGYILLGAFISFLVAVAVVKSFMAIITRYGFAPFAWYRIVAGAAALAWLTLR; encoded by the coding sequence ATGCCCATCCTGCTGCTCGTCATCATCCTCGGCCTGGTCGAGGGGATCACCGAATTTCTGCCCGTCAGCTCGACCGGCCACCTCATCCTCGCCACCGAATTGCTCGGCTTCAATGCCGACAAGTGGGCGCTGTTCAACGTCGCCATCCAGCCCGGCGCGATCCTGGCGATCGTGGTGCTCTACTGGCGCACCTTCTGGACCGTCGCCAAGGGCCTGTTCGGGCTCCAGCACGGCCCCTTGATCTTCACCCGCAACCTGCTGGTGGCGTTCATCCCCGCGGTCGTGCTCGGCCTCGCCTTCGACAAATATATCGAAGAATTGCTGGGCAATGCGACGGTCGTCGCCGCGGCGCTGATCGTCGGCGGCGTCGCGATCCTGCTGGTCGAGCGGTTCGCGAAGACGCAAGAGACCGGCGGCATCACCGGGGTCAGCCTCAAGCAATCGGCGATGATCGGGCTGGTCCAGTGCCTCGCGATGGTGCCGGGCGTCAGCCGCTCGGGCGCGACCATTCTCGGCGCGATGAGTTTCGGGGTCGACCGCCGCACCGCCGCCGAGTTCAGCTTCTTCCTCGCCGTGCCGACGCTCGCCGGGGCGACCGTGCTCCAGCTCTATAAACACCACGACCAACTCCAGAGCGGGATGGGCGGCTACATCCTGCTCGGCGCCTTCATCTCCTTCCTCGTCGCGGTCGCGGTGGTGAAGAGCTTCATGGCGATCATCACCCGCTACGGCTTCGCCCCCTTCGCCTGGTACCGGATCGTCGCCGGCGCCGCCGCGCTCGCGTGGCTGACGCTCCGCTAG